A stretch of the Malus sylvestris chromosome 10, drMalSylv7.2, whole genome shotgun sequence genome encodes the following:
- the LOC126585810 gene encoding uncharacterized protein LOC126585810 isoform X6 — MEGKEDGEAYEERPPSPAQVLQEISEGAFKVAGETLQNVVSGKSSMPPLAPGHTRSQSEVVTTTHRRSNSFQKLKTQMQKAWRWGGSSRDGLRLSFNPEVLANQKRQWYQRYSKSKGHIKYTEPTSLFEHFIIAGLHPDANLDTAEDAFVKRKKWEMEMINCGIVDLKLLQQRGPPIPTLEPQILFKYPPGKRFDMRLTDLASFCFPGGVKARLLEKTPSLSDLNQVVYGQEHLGKDDLSFIFSLKVADNATLYGVCLHVSEIVQRPPAILGISSPNSHSTGGLFRFLVSAPRCYCVLSRVPFFELHYEMLNSIIQQERLKRITQFASEMALNDFVPTLPKVQDYDNESPERESFDNWMDSAIPVNSSIALTVAGAGIRPEDETPPSSLKIWELQSPESVSASESSDFCQVRYLDKDGRRDSQCSDDYGFEASETRSEASERICAIYGNDHTSPEVGTSFSTRNRTLERLGSSESLFSPARSMVSEDEDDDLSSTCEKEFGDELIMEWARENKNDLLQILCGFHALPLPQRGSEFSFQPLEHLQATEYRRPSVAALGFDENSVDSFEDPGVNVMLAAAEEALALSIWTTATICRVLSLESILSLLTGVLLEKQVVVVCPNLGVLSATVLSLIPMIRPFQWQSLMLPFLQYLQVLPGKILDFLDAPVPFIIGIQQVPADLKRKTSDPVQVNVQKDQVKMCHLPSLPGHKDLATELGPIHARLSREGSFAQKHPVYRCNEVQAVPAFYLSRMPIHISFLHASDRSCRPVFGSHEELRGITLFRSKVLHNNKCTIKQ, encoded by the exons ATGGAGGGTAAAGAAGATGGTGAAGCATACGAAGAGCGGCCTCCGTCGCCTGCTCAGGTTTTGCAGGAAATATCTGAGGGGGCATTTAAAGTGGCAGGGGAAACACTGCAAAATGTGGTCTCAGGTAAATCGAGCATGCCACCACTGGCACCGGGGCATACGCGCTCCCAAAGTGAAGTTGTAACTACGACACACAGACGGAGCAATAgctttcaaaaattgaaaactcagATGCAGAAGGCTTGGAGATGGGGTGGAAGTTCGCGGGATGGTTTGCGGTTGTCTTTCAATCCTGAGGTTTTGGCAAACCAAAAACGCCAGTGGTATCAGCGTTACTCCAAATCAAAG GGCCATATAAAATATACCGAGCCAACTTCACTCTTTGAGCATTTTATTATTGCGGGGCTTCATCCTGATGCTAACCTTGACACTGCGGAGGATGCATTTgttaaaagaaagaaatgggAGATGGAGATGATAAATTGCGGAATTGTTGACCTTAAATTGCTACAGCAGCGGGGACCTCCAATTCCTACATTAGAACCTCAG ATACTTTTTAAATATCCTCCTGGGAAGCGGTTTGATATGCGTTTGACAGATTTAGCTTCCTTTTGTTTTCCTGGAGGGGTTAAG GCACGGTTATTGGAGAAGACTCCGTCACTAAGTGATTTAAATCAAGTTGTTTATGGACAG GAGCATTTAGGCAAAGAtgatttatcatttattttctcACTCAAG GTGGCAGACAATGCAACACTTTATGGTGTTTGCCTGCACGTGTCAGAAATTGTTCAGAGGCCTCCTGCTATCTTAGGCATCTCATCACCTAATTCTCATTCGACAGGAGGACTCTTCCGCTTTTTGGTTTCTGCACCTCGATGCTACTGTGTGCTATCCAGAGTTCCTTTTTTTGAGTTACATTACGAGATGCTGAATAG TATCATTCAACAGGAGCGTCTGAAGCGAATAACACAATTTGCTAGTGAAATGGCCCTCAATGATTTTGTCCCTACATTGCCCAAAGTACAAGATTATGATAATGAGTCCCCTGAGAGGGAGTCTTTTGATAATTGGATGGACTCCGCAATACCAGTGAACAGTTCAATTGCACTTACAGTTGCTGGTGCAGGAATCAGACCGGAGGATGAGACTCCACCTTCTTCACTCAAGATATGGGAACTGCAGTCCCCTGAAAGTGTTTCTGCTAGCGAAAGTTCAGATTTTTGTCAAGTACGGTATTTAGACAAAGATGGTAGAAGGGATTCACAATGTTCTGATGACTATGGTTTTGAGGCCTCTGAAACTCGTTCAGAGGCTTCAGAAAGAATATGCGCAATCTATGGAAATGACCATACTTCTCCAGAGGTTGGGACATCTTTCTCCACCAGGAATCGCACATTGGAGCGTCTTGGCAGTTCTGAATCTCTATTCAG TCCAGCTAGAAGCATGGTATCGGAGGATGAAGATGATGACCTTTCCTCAACGTGTGAGAAAGAGTTTGGTGATGAACTAATAATGGAATGGGCTAGG GAGAACAAGAACGATTTATTACAGATTCTTTGTGGTTTTCATGCTTTGCCTCTCCCGCAACGAGGAAGTGAGTTTTCTTTTCAACCTCTTGAACACCTACAAGCTACTGAGTATAGGAGACCTTCAGTTGCTGCTCTTGGTTTTGATGAGAATAGTGTTGATTCATTTGAAGATCCTGGg GTCAATGTTATGTTAGCTGCTGCTGAGGAAGCGCTTGCACTATCAATATGGACAACTGCAACAATTTGCCGAGTTCTCTCCCTTGAAAGT ATTTTGTCATTGCTTACGGGAGTATTACTAGAAAAACAAGTGGTGGTAGTGTGTCCGAATCTG GGTGTGCTATCAGCTACAGTATTGTCTCTCATTCCCATGATTCGTCCATTTCAATGGCAGAGTTTAATGCTTCCT TTTCTTCAATATCTTCAGGTTCTACCAGGGAAAATACTTGATTTTCTTGACGCCCCAGTTCCATTTATT ATTGGGATACAACAGGTTCCTGCAGACCTGAAGAGGAAAACGTCGGATCCTGTTCAAGTTAATGTGCAAAAGGATCAG gtgaaaatgtgtcattTGCCGTCACTTCCAGGACATAAAGATCTAGCCACTGAATTAGGGCCCATCCATGCTAGACTGTCGCGTGAAGGTTCATTTGCTCAAAAGCATCCTGTATATAGGTGCAACGAAGTGCAG GCAGTTCCAGCATTTTACTTATCACGAATGCCAATACATATCTCGTTCCTACATGCTTCAGATCGAAGCTGCAGGCCAGTTTTTGGAAGTCATGAAGAACTACGCGGAATCACTTTGTTCAGATCTAAGGTCTTACACAATAACAAGTGTACAATCAAACAGTGA
- the LOC126585810 gene encoding uncharacterized protein LOC126585810 isoform X2, whose translation MEGKEDGEAYEERPPSPAQVLQEISEGAFKVAGETLQNVVSGKSSMPPLAPGHTRSQSEVVTTTHRRSNSFQKLKTQMQKAWRWGGSSRDGLRLSFNPEVLANQKRQWYQRYSKSKGHIKYTEPTSLFEHFIIAGLHPDANLDTAEDAFVKRKKWEMEMINCGIVDLKLLQQRGPPIPTLEPQILFKYPPGKRFDMRLTDLASFCFPGGVKARLLEKTPSLSDLNQVVYGQEHLGKDDLSFIFSLKVADNATLYGVCLHVSEIVQRPPAILGISSPNSHSTGGLFRFLVSAPRCYCVLSRVPFFELHYEMLNSIIQQERLKRITQFASEMALNDFVPTLPKVQDYDNESPERESFDNWMDSAIPVNSSIALTVAGAGIRPEDETPPSSLKIWELQSPESVSASESSDFCQVRYLDKDGRRDSQCSDDYGFEASETRSEASERICAIYGNDHTSPEVGTSFSTRNRTLERLGSSESLFSPARSMVSEDEDDDLSSTCEKEFGDELIMEWARENKNDLLQILCGFHALPLPQRGSEFSFQPLEHLQATEYRRPSVAALGFDENSVDSFEDPGVNVMLAAAEEALALSIWTTATICRVLSLESILSLLTGVLLEKQVVVVCPNLGVLSATVLSLIPMIRPFQWQSLMLPVLPGKILDFLDAPVPFIIGIQQVPADLKRKTSDPVQVNVQKDQVKMCHLPSLPGHKDLATELGPIHARLSREGSFAQKHPVYRCNEVQIEAAGQFLEVMKNYAESLCSDLRSYTITSVQSNSDRVSLLLKDSFIDSFPSKDRQFMKLFVDTQMFTVLTDSRLSSFENGDP comes from the exons ATGGAGGGTAAAGAAGATGGTGAAGCATACGAAGAGCGGCCTCCGTCGCCTGCTCAGGTTTTGCAGGAAATATCTGAGGGGGCATTTAAAGTGGCAGGGGAAACACTGCAAAATGTGGTCTCAGGTAAATCGAGCATGCCACCACTGGCACCGGGGCATACGCGCTCCCAAAGTGAAGTTGTAACTACGACACACAGACGGAGCAATAgctttcaaaaattgaaaactcagATGCAGAAGGCTTGGAGATGGGGTGGAAGTTCGCGGGATGGTTTGCGGTTGTCTTTCAATCCTGAGGTTTTGGCAAACCAAAAACGCCAGTGGTATCAGCGTTACTCCAAATCAAAG GGCCATATAAAATATACCGAGCCAACTTCACTCTTTGAGCATTTTATTATTGCGGGGCTTCATCCTGATGCTAACCTTGACACTGCGGAGGATGCATTTgttaaaagaaagaaatgggAGATGGAGATGATAAATTGCGGAATTGTTGACCTTAAATTGCTACAGCAGCGGGGACCTCCAATTCCTACATTAGAACCTCAG ATACTTTTTAAATATCCTCCTGGGAAGCGGTTTGATATGCGTTTGACAGATTTAGCTTCCTTTTGTTTTCCTGGAGGGGTTAAG GCACGGTTATTGGAGAAGACTCCGTCACTAAGTGATTTAAATCAAGTTGTTTATGGACAG GAGCATTTAGGCAAAGAtgatttatcatttattttctcACTCAAG GTGGCAGACAATGCAACACTTTATGGTGTTTGCCTGCACGTGTCAGAAATTGTTCAGAGGCCTCCTGCTATCTTAGGCATCTCATCACCTAATTCTCATTCGACAGGAGGACTCTTCCGCTTTTTGGTTTCTGCACCTCGATGCTACTGTGTGCTATCCAGAGTTCCTTTTTTTGAGTTACATTACGAGATGCTGAATAG TATCATTCAACAGGAGCGTCTGAAGCGAATAACACAATTTGCTAGTGAAATGGCCCTCAATGATTTTGTCCCTACATTGCCCAAAGTACAAGATTATGATAATGAGTCCCCTGAGAGGGAGTCTTTTGATAATTGGATGGACTCCGCAATACCAGTGAACAGTTCAATTGCACTTACAGTTGCTGGTGCAGGAATCAGACCGGAGGATGAGACTCCACCTTCTTCACTCAAGATATGGGAACTGCAGTCCCCTGAAAGTGTTTCTGCTAGCGAAAGTTCAGATTTTTGTCAAGTACGGTATTTAGACAAAGATGGTAGAAGGGATTCACAATGTTCTGATGACTATGGTTTTGAGGCCTCTGAAACTCGTTCAGAGGCTTCAGAAAGAATATGCGCAATCTATGGAAATGACCATACTTCTCCAGAGGTTGGGACATCTTTCTCCACCAGGAATCGCACATTGGAGCGTCTTGGCAGTTCTGAATCTCTATTCAG TCCAGCTAGAAGCATGGTATCGGAGGATGAAGATGATGACCTTTCCTCAACGTGTGAGAAAGAGTTTGGTGATGAACTAATAATGGAATGGGCTAGG GAGAACAAGAACGATTTATTACAGATTCTTTGTGGTTTTCATGCTTTGCCTCTCCCGCAACGAGGAAGTGAGTTTTCTTTTCAACCTCTTGAACACCTACAAGCTACTGAGTATAGGAGACCTTCAGTTGCTGCTCTTGGTTTTGATGAGAATAGTGTTGATTCATTTGAAGATCCTGGg GTCAATGTTATGTTAGCTGCTGCTGAGGAAGCGCTTGCACTATCAATATGGACAACTGCAACAATTTGCCGAGTTCTCTCCCTTGAAAGT ATTTTGTCATTGCTTACGGGAGTATTACTAGAAAAACAAGTGGTGGTAGTGTGTCCGAATCTG GGTGTGCTATCAGCTACAGTATTGTCTCTCATTCCCATGATTCGTCCATTTCAATGGCAGAGTTTAATGCTTCCT GTTCTACCAGGGAAAATACTTGATTTTCTTGACGCCCCAGTTCCATTTATT ATTGGGATACAACAGGTTCCTGCAGACCTGAAGAGGAAAACGTCGGATCCTGTTCAAGTTAATGTGCAAAAGGATCAG gtgaaaatgtgtcattTGCCGTCACTTCCAGGACATAAAGATCTAGCCACTGAATTAGGGCCCATCCATGCTAGACTGTCGCGTGAAGGTTCATTTGCTCAAAAGCATCCTGTATATAGGTGCAACGAAGTGCAG ATCGAAGCTGCAGGCCAGTTTTTGGAAGTCATGAAGAACTACGCGGAATCACTTTGTTCAGATCTAAGGTCTTACACAATAACAAGTGTACAATCAAACAGTGACAGG GTTTCTTTACTTCTTAAAGATAGCTTTATCGATTCCTTTCCGAGCAAGGACAGACAATTTATGAAG TTATTTGTGGACACACAGATGTTCACTGTTCTAACTGACTCTCGTTTGTCAAGCTTCGAGAATGGTGACCCCTAA
- the LOC126585810 gene encoding uncharacterized protein LOC126585810 isoform X5: MEGKEDGEAYEERPPSPAQVLQEISEGAFKVAGETLQNVVSGKSSMPPLAPGHTRSQSEVVTTTHRRSNSFQKLKTQMQKAWRWGGSSRDGLRLSFNPEVLANQKRQWYQRYSKSKGHIKYTEPTSLFEHFIIAGLHPDANLDTAEDAFVKRKKWEMEMINCGIVDLKLLQQRGPPIPTLEPQILFKYPPGKRFDMRLTDLASFCFPGGVKARLLEKTPSLSDLNQVVYGQEHLGKDDLSFIFSLKVADNATLYGVCLHVSEIVQRPPAILGISSPNSHSTGGLFRFLVSAPRCYCVLSRVPFFELHYEMLNSIIQQERLKRITQFASEMALNDFVPTLPKVQDYDNESPERESFDNWMDSAIPVNSSIALTVAGAGIRPEDETPPSSLKIWELQSPESVSASESSDFCQVRYLDKDGRRDSQCSDDYGFEASETRSEASERICAIYGNDHTSPEVGTSFSTRNRTLERLGSSESLFSPARSMVSEDEDDDLSSTCEKEFGDELIMEWARENKNDLLQILCGFHALPLPQRGSEFSFQPLEHLQATEYRRPSVAALGFDENSVDSFEDPGVNVMLAAAEEALALSIWTTATICRVLSLESILSLLTGVLLEKQVVVVCPNLGVLSATVLSLIPMIRPFQWQSLMLPFLQYLQVLPGKILDFLDAPVPFIIGIQQVPADLKRKTSDPVQVNVQKDQVKMCHLPSLPGHKDLATELGPIHARLSREGSFAQKHPVYRCNEVQIEAAGQFLEVMKNYAESLCSDLRSYTITSVQSNSDRVSLLLKDSFIDSFPSKDRQFMKLREW; this comes from the exons ATGGAGGGTAAAGAAGATGGTGAAGCATACGAAGAGCGGCCTCCGTCGCCTGCTCAGGTTTTGCAGGAAATATCTGAGGGGGCATTTAAAGTGGCAGGGGAAACACTGCAAAATGTGGTCTCAGGTAAATCGAGCATGCCACCACTGGCACCGGGGCATACGCGCTCCCAAAGTGAAGTTGTAACTACGACACACAGACGGAGCAATAgctttcaaaaattgaaaactcagATGCAGAAGGCTTGGAGATGGGGTGGAAGTTCGCGGGATGGTTTGCGGTTGTCTTTCAATCCTGAGGTTTTGGCAAACCAAAAACGCCAGTGGTATCAGCGTTACTCCAAATCAAAG GGCCATATAAAATATACCGAGCCAACTTCACTCTTTGAGCATTTTATTATTGCGGGGCTTCATCCTGATGCTAACCTTGACACTGCGGAGGATGCATTTgttaaaagaaagaaatgggAGATGGAGATGATAAATTGCGGAATTGTTGACCTTAAATTGCTACAGCAGCGGGGACCTCCAATTCCTACATTAGAACCTCAG ATACTTTTTAAATATCCTCCTGGGAAGCGGTTTGATATGCGTTTGACAGATTTAGCTTCCTTTTGTTTTCCTGGAGGGGTTAAG GCACGGTTATTGGAGAAGACTCCGTCACTAAGTGATTTAAATCAAGTTGTTTATGGACAG GAGCATTTAGGCAAAGAtgatttatcatttattttctcACTCAAG GTGGCAGACAATGCAACACTTTATGGTGTTTGCCTGCACGTGTCAGAAATTGTTCAGAGGCCTCCTGCTATCTTAGGCATCTCATCACCTAATTCTCATTCGACAGGAGGACTCTTCCGCTTTTTGGTTTCTGCACCTCGATGCTACTGTGTGCTATCCAGAGTTCCTTTTTTTGAGTTACATTACGAGATGCTGAATAG TATCATTCAACAGGAGCGTCTGAAGCGAATAACACAATTTGCTAGTGAAATGGCCCTCAATGATTTTGTCCCTACATTGCCCAAAGTACAAGATTATGATAATGAGTCCCCTGAGAGGGAGTCTTTTGATAATTGGATGGACTCCGCAATACCAGTGAACAGTTCAATTGCACTTACAGTTGCTGGTGCAGGAATCAGACCGGAGGATGAGACTCCACCTTCTTCACTCAAGATATGGGAACTGCAGTCCCCTGAAAGTGTTTCTGCTAGCGAAAGTTCAGATTTTTGTCAAGTACGGTATTTAGACAAAGATGGTAGAAGGGATTCACAATGTTCTGATGACTATGGTTTTGAGGCCTCTGAAACTCGTTCAGAGGCTTCAGAAAGAATATGCGCAATCTATGGAAATGACCATACTTCTCCAGAGGTTGGGACATCTTTCTCCACCAGGAATCGCACATTGGAGCGTCTTGGCAGTTCTGAATCTCTATTCAG TCCAGCTAGAAGCATGGTATCGGAGGATGAAGATGATGACCTTTCCTCAACGTGTGAGAAAGAGTTTGGTGATGAACTAATAATGGAATGGGCTAGG GAGAACAAGAACGATTTATTACAGATTCTTTGTGGTTTTCATGCTTTGCCTCTCCCGCAACGAGGAAGTGAGTTTTCTTTTCAACCTCTTGAACACCTACAAGCTACTGAGTATAGGAGACCTTCAGTTGCTGCTCTTGGTTTTGATGAGAATAGTGTTGATTCATTTGAAGATCCTGGg GTCAATGTTATGTTAGCTGCTGCTGAGGAAGCGCTTGCACTATCAATATGGACAACTGCAACAATTTGCCGAGTTCTCTCCCTTGAAAGT ATTTTGTCATTGCTTACGGGAGTATTACTAGAAAAACAAGTGGTGGTAGTGTGTCCGAATCTG GGTGTGCTATCAGCTACAGTATTGTCTCTCATTCCCATGATTCGTCCATTTCAATGGCAGAGTTTAATGCTTCCT TTTCTTCAATATCTTCAGGTTCTACCAGGGAAAATACTTGATTTTCTTGACGCCCCAGTTCCATTTATT ATTGGGATACAACAGGTTCCTGCAGACCTGAAGAGGAAAACGTCGGATCCTGTTCAAGTTAATGTGCAAAAGGATCAG gtgaaaatgtgtcattTGCCGTCACTTCCAGGACATAAAGATCTAGCCACTGAATTAGGGCCCATCCATGCTAGACTGTCGCGTGAAGGTTCATTTGCTCAAAAGCATCCTGTATATAGGTGCAACGAAGTGCAG ATCGAAGCTGCAGGCCAGTTTTTGGAAGTCATGAAGAACTACGCGGAATCACTTTGTTCAGATCTAAGGTCTTACACAATAACAAGTGTACAATCAAACAGTGACAGG GTTTCTTTACTTCTTAAAGATAGCTTTATCGATTCCTTTCCGAGCAAGGACAGACAATTTATGAAG CTTCGAGAATGGTGA